Proteins encoded by one window of Chryseobacterium aquaeductus:
- a CDS encoding acyl-CoA dehydrogenase — MDFNLSEEQLMIQQAARDFAQNELLPEVIERDREQKFPTEQVKKMGEMGLLGMMVDPKYGGAGMDSVSYVLAMEEIAKIDASAAVVMSVNNSLVCAGLEKYASEEQKVKYLTPLASGQVIGAFALSEPEAGSDATSQKTTAEDKGDYYLLNGVKNWITNGGTASYYIVIAQTDPEKKHKGINAFIVERGWEGFEIGPKEDKLGIRGSDTHSLLFNNVKVPKENRIGEDGFGFNFAMAVLNGGRIGIASQALGIASGAYEMALKYAKTRKAFKTEIINHQAIAFKLADMATQITAARMLCFKAAVDKDAGKDISEIGAMAKLYSSQVAMDTTIEAVQIHGGYGYVKEYHVERLMRDAKITQIYEGTSEIQKIVISRSISK; from the coding sequence ATGGACTTTAATTTATCCGAAGAACAGCTGATGATTCAGCAGGCAGCAAGGGATTTTGCACAAAACGAACTATTACCTGAAGTAATCGAAAGAGACCGCGAACAGAAGTTCCCAACGGAGCAGGTGAAGAAAATGGGAGAAATGGGACTTTTGGGTATGATGGTAGATCCGAAATACGGCGGTGCAGGTATGGATAGTGTTTCTTATGTTTTGGCAATGGAAGAGATTGCAAAAATTGACGCTTCTGCGGCGGTTGTAATGTCTGTAAATAACTCATTGGTATGTGCCGGACTAGAAAAATATGCTTCTGAGGAGCAAAAAGTAAAATATCTTACACCACTTGCGAGCGGACAAGTGATTGGAGCATTTGCGCTTTCCGAGCCGGAAGCAGGTTCTGATGCAACTTCTCAGAAAACAACAGCTGAGGATAAAGGAGATTATTATCTTCTGAATGGTGTTAAAAACTGGATTACTAATGGTGGAACAGCTTCTTACTACATCGTAATTGCACAGACAGATCCCGAGAAAAAACACAAAGGTATCAACGCTTTTATTGTAGAAAGAGGTTGGGAAGGTTTTGAAATAGGACCAAAAGAAGATAAATTGGGAATCAGAGGAAGTGATACGCATTCTTTGCTTTTCAATAACGTAAAAGTGCCTAAAGAAAACAGAATTGGTGAAGACGGTTTCGGATTCAACTTTGCTATGGCAGTTTTGAATGGTGGAAGAATAGGGATTGCTTCTCAAGCTTTGGGAATTGCTTCCGGAGCTTACGAAATGGCTCTTAAATATGCTAAAACAAGAAAAGCTTTTAAAACAGAAATCATCAATCATCAGGCGATTGCTTTCAAATTAGCAGATATGGCAACTCAGATTACAGCAGCAAGAATGCTTTGCTTTAAGGCTGCAGTAGACAAAGATGCCGGAAAAGATATTTCTGAGATCGGAGCAATGGCAAAATTATATTCTTCTCAAGTTGCGATGGATACCACGATTGAGGCTGTACAGATTCACGGTGGATATGGTTATGTAAAAGAATATCACGTAGAAAGATTAATGAGAGATGCAAAAATAACTCAGATCTACGAAGGAACTTCGGAAATTCAGAAAATCGTGATTTCGAGAAGTATTTCAAAATAA
- a CDS encoding DUF4349 domain-containing protein produces the protein MKKYILLVTVAGTFIMCKKGEASNSQLENAIKSSDSTVVNMSEKITSAGNEAEAVFDSASIRIKDFEKTKSDVTEKIESTSKSIDSLSDKIANMKLESKIQKKDSLQKKSDRIVVNVQAPKIIKETKVIYKEKPKNDHDEHIKSKNKMTKSGVLELNVNNAETAKQIVKEQVRKYDGFVKSENISLNNNEKKVAYLRIKVPIQKFDYLMEDLSYNIGEVENKGIDISGKDFENNTLCDVEITLYGNDEKLAIGDQPQGFGSKSLAAVSSGWNVITSIFLFILPLWPLFLIAGIAYYFYNKKNKNLPNN, from the coding sequence ATGAAAAAGTATATCTTATTAGTTACCGTAGCAGGAACTTTTATTATGTGTAAAAAAGGAGAAGCTTCAAATTCTCAATTGGAAAATGCTATCAAGTCTAGTGATAGTACCGTCGTTAATATGAGTGAAAAAATAACTTCCGCAGGCAATGAGGCAGAGGCTGTTTTTGATTCTGCAAGCATCAGGATTAAAGATTTTGAAAAGACAAAAAGCGATGTAACCGAAAAGATAGAATCTACCTCTAAAAGTATCGATTCTCTGTCTGACAAAATTGCCAACATGAAACTGGAATCTAAAATTCAGAAAAAAGATTCGTTACAAAAAAAATCGGATAGAATCGTGGTAAATGTTCAGGCACCAAAGATTATTAAGGAAACAAAAGTTATCTATAAGGAAAAACCAAAAAATGACCATGATGAACATATCAAATCCAAAAACAAGATGACAAAAAGTGGCGTTTTGGAACTGAATGTGAATAATGCCGAAACAGCAAAACAAATCGTAAAAGAGCAGGTAAGAAAATACGATGGTTTTGTAAAAAGCGAAAATATCTCTCTAAACAACAATGAAAAAAAAGTTGCTTATCTAAGAATAAAAGTTCCTATTCAGAAGTTTGATTACCTAATGGAAGATTTGAGCTATAATATTGGTGAAGTTGAAAATAAAGGAATTGATATTTCAGGAAAAGATTTCGAAAACAATACTTTATGTGACGTCGAAATAACATTGTACGGAAACGATGAAAAACTGGCAATAGGTGATCAACCTCAAGGTTTCGGATCAAAATCTTTAGCGGCTGTCTCTTCCGGATGGAATGTGATTACTTCAATTTTTCTCTTCATTTTACCATTATGGCCTTTATTTCTGATCGCAGGAATTGCTTATTATTTTTACAACAAGAAAAATAAGAATCTACCAAATAACTAA